The following coding sequences lie in one beta proteobacterium CB genomic window:
- a CDS encoding diguanylate cyclase: MISSIPDRLSHLYTKDAVIKATLWAIAHAAISTFLLNYFSGTAGASSIWIPAGIGLGVLILYGYQYWPFIFIGATVGELGAGHEWLLAMKIAGGAVIGMIVAVALLRRFTKFDQQLETLKDYACLLLVSFIAALVSTLINTQFLAAAGLIPPEKFMAVFGKWMTGDFFGMAFLTPVLLVLNGAWYKSWTRLRLLCLSFSLFLAFILGQVIFLGWFKSYIDLTGRGYVYFFVVLLVSLYFGRQGAMLLFSIMVTQSIFGAYSGIGFFGPDLMTRPGPSPTWAYLASACSLGLAVSLTVSSFKRKNDDLSLAAEVLEKSEQRFREIVANTPILLATYDAKSRLTDYVNPHFTKVLGYVASDFAFPDAWWTIAYPDSEYRKSIQAEWNLRADESQKTGEPLTFLETQTTCKDGSIKLINWGSYFAADRMVIYGVDVTEQRRAEEVLQVTSAVYRAMGEEVLICDADGAILMVNDAFQMLTSFDSKDLLGKSFSGILVKRHRASSYSDIHTSLETMGRWEGQAWVSRKNDEAVLKFISIYSTFDEHGLPLQRVMLISEVTNQRKARELINQQANFDPLTGLPNRRLMLDRFDQLIKRAMRSKRSVAVIYMDLDNFKDINDSRGHDFGDQLLKGVATRLRSEVRETDTVARIGGDEFVILLGELERPEIADLIVREVSKNLAEPILINQQMVYVTGSMGISIYPTDGNDAKTLLLQADQAMYAAKAQGRNSFQYFTQSLQINASYRAGVIAELRKALEQKQFELHFQPIIHLETGAISHAEALIRWRKPNGELILPSAFIEIAEESGLIVEIGDWVLRESLAFLKSFELPPEFTLAINVSASQFNSNQHSAVSWLSLFEEYEIPPQSIVLEITERMMLNQSQRVIRKIAMLQEAGCKFSVDDFGTGYSSLASLKNFNFDFIKIDAEFIRPLKPDGQDAALVFAMISMAKGLGLSSVAEGVETQEQAEALAVMGCTYAQGYLYSKPLPADEFLRLL, encoded by the coding sequence TTGATTTCCTCAATACCAGATCGCTTGAGTCATTTGTATACCAAAGATGCTGTCATTAAGGCTACGCTTTGGGCTATAGCACACGCTGCAATATCCACATTCTTACTCAACTACTTTTCTGGAACGGCTGGCGCTAGCTCCATTTGGATTCCGGCTGGGATTGGGTTGGGGGTATTGATTCTGTATGGGTATCAGTATTGGCCATTCATCTTTATAGGCGCGACGGTCGGTGAATTGGGTGCTGGTCATGAATGGCTTCTAGCGATGAAGATTGCTGGGGGTGCGGTTATCGGCATGATTGTAGCGGTCGCATTGCTAAGGCGATTTACCAAGTTTGATCAACAGTTAGAAACTCTTAAGGACTATGCCTGCTTATTGCTGGTTAGTTTTATTGCCGCATTAGTAAGCACATTAATTAATACTCAATTTTTGGCGGCTGCAGGATTAATACCTCCTGAAAAATTCATGGCAGTGTTTGGTAAGTGGATGACGGGTGATTTTTTCGGCATGGCATTTCTCACGCCAGTTCTTTTGGTGCTGAATGGAGCTTGGTATAAGTCCTGGACTCGATTAAGGTTGCTCTGTTTGTCCTTCTCGCTGTTTCTAGCATTCATTTTGGGGCAGGTTATTTTTCTTGGTTGGTTTAAGAGTTATATAGACTTGACGGGTCGCGGATATGTCTACTTTTTCGTTGTTCTCCTTGTTAGCCTTTATTTTGGTCGGCAGGGGGCGATGCTGCTTTTTAGCATCATGGTTACTCAGTCCATTTTTGGCGCTTATTCTGGAATAGGTTTTTTTGGTCCTGATTTAATGACTAGGCCCGGACCTTCGCCCACGTGGGCTTACCTCGCAAGCGCCTGCTCTCTTGGCTTAGCAGTGAGCCTCACGGTCTCCAGCTTTAAGCGTAAAAATGATGACCTTAGTTTGGCTGCGGAGGTTTTAGAAAAGTCGGAGCAACGTTTTCGGGAGATTGTGGCAAATACCCCGATCTTATTAGCCACCTATGACGCTAAATCAAGGTTGACGGATTACGTTAACCCGCATTTCACCAAAGTCCTTGGTTATGTTGCCAGTGATTTTGCTTTCCCGGATGCATGGTGGACTATTGCCTATCCGGATTCGGAATATAGAAAAAGCATTCAGGCCGAGTGGAATCTGCGAGCTGATGAATCTCAAAAAACCGGGGAGCCTTTAACTTTTCTCGAGACCCAAACAACTTGTAAGGATGGCTCAATCAAGCTCATTAATTGGGGCTCCTATTTCGCTGCTGATCGTATGGTTATTTATGGCGTAGATGTAACGGAACAGAGACGCGCAGAAGAAGTCCTTCAAGTTACCTCTGCTGTTTACCGAGCCATGGGTGAGGAGGTGTTAATTTGTGATGCGGATGGCGCCATTCTCATGGTGAATGATGCCTTTCAGATGCTTACTAGTTTCGATTCTAAGGATCTATTGGGTAAGTCGTTTTCGGGGATTCTGGTAAAGCGTCATAGAGCTAGCTCGTATTCAGACATTCATACCTCACTTGAGACAATGGGTCGCTGGGAAGGGCAGGCATGGGTGTCCAGAAAAAATGATGAAGCAGTTTTGAAGTTTATTTCTATCTACTCTACTTTTGACGAGCATGGACTACCTCTGCAAAGGGTTATGCTGATATCGGAAGTGACCAATCAACGCAAAGCGCGCGAGTTAATTAATCAACAAGCAAATTTTGATCCTTTAACTGGGCTACCAAATAGACGCCTTATGCTTGATCGTTTCGATCAGTTGATCAAGCGAGCTATGCGGAGCAAGCGAAGTGTTGCAGTCATCTACATGGATTTGGATAACTTTAAGGACATTAACGATAGTCGCGGTCATGATTTTGGTGATCAATTGCTTAAGGGGGTCGCCACTCGATTGAGGTCAGAGGTTAGAGAGACGGATACCGTAGCGCGTATTGGTGGGGATGAGTTTGTCATCCTATTGGGTGAGCTAGAGCGTCCAGAAATTGCCGATTTAATTGTTAGGGAGGTGTCTAAAAACCTTGCTGAACCTATTTTGATTAACCAGCAGATGGTTTATGTTACTGGCAGTATGGGCATCTCAATTTATCCCACTGATGGTAATGATGCTAAAACGCTTTTACTGCAAGCTGATCAAGCTATGTATGCCGCTAAGGCACAAGGCCGAAATAGTTTTCAGTACTTCACGCAATCTTTGCAAATAAATGCATCCTATCGGGCGGGCGTGATTGCTGAGTTGCGTAAAGCATTAGAGCAAAAGCAGTTTGAGCTGCATTTTCAGCCTATCATTCATCTAGAGACGGGGGCGATTTCACATGCGGAGGCTTTAATTCGCTGGCGTAAGCCCAATGGAGAGTTAATCTTGCCATCAGCGTTTATTGAAATAGCTGAAGAGTCTGGTTTAATTGTTGAGATAGGCGACTGGGTTTTACGTGAATCCCTAGCATTTTTGAAATCCTTTGAGCTGCCGCCAGAATTTACTTTGGCAATTAACGTTTCTGCATCTCAATTTAATTCAAATCAGCACTCTGCAGTCAGTTGGTTGAGTCTATTTGAGGAGTATGAGATTCCGCCCCAGTCCATCGTTTTGGAGATTACTGAGCGTATGATGCTAAATCAATCGCAAAGGGTTATTCGTAAGATTGCGATGCTTCAGGAGGCAGGTTGTAAATTTAGTGTAGATGATTTTGGTACTGGCTATTCCTCATTGGCCTCGTTAAAGAACTTCAATTTTGATTTCATTAAGATTGATGCTGAATTTATTAGACCCCTTAAGCCAGATGGACAGGATGCTGCTTTAGTATTTGCGATGATCTCCATGGCGAAGGGCTTAGGTCTTAGTTCTGTTGCCGAGGGGGTGGAAACTCAAGAGCAGGCTGAAGCGCTCGCTGTTATGGGTTGCACTTATGCACAGGGCTATCTGTATAGCAAGCCATTGCCTGCTGACGAGTTTTTACGCCTCCTTTAA